In Methanomicrobium antiquum, one DNA window encodes the following:
- a CDS encoding type II toxin-antitoxin system death-on-curing family toxin, with protein MEEFTIEEIIGYHKEIIENSDFEGDQGQAGEFLNYGNLDFTIEFSNNYTDPFEKAAYLLHGIAKGHPFVQGNKRLAFLLSSLVLWRTPECYTIISSKEENDAFVREIAKGNKTFEEVTIWLRTIVKKEL; from the coding sequence ATGGAAGAGTTCACTATTGAGGAAATCATTGGCTATCATAAAGAAATTATAGAAAATAGTGATTTCGAAGGTGATCAAGGACAGGCAGGTGAATTTCTCAATTATGGGAATTTAGATTTCACCATTGAATTTAGTAACAACTATACAGATCCATTTGAAAAGGCGGCCTATTTATTGCATGGTATTGCAAAAGGACACCCTTTTGTTCAGGGAAATAAAAGATTAGCTTTTCTTCTTTCATCATTAGTACTATGGCGTACACCTGAATGTTATACAATAATAAGTTCAAAAGAAGAAAATGATGCCTTTGTGCGTGAGATTGCTAAAGGAAATAAAACATTTGAAGAAGTAACTATTTGGTTAAGAACAATTGTAAAAAAAGAATTATAA
- a CDS encoding DUF432 domain-containing protein, with amino-acid sequence MYGLYSYPFHIEMEGITIDVTEKNGIYNYIRECCGKKFKTLIAADKGKIHINPVEPVNLPQNITRFLEIDIDRILIAPNTEEKLYLTFPIEIGVFLESGNDIEIVDLFTRTDPKYSLYGTPTDGNIVRYSKSSIYKELPEIDILKEGVLEFNIINNDSSIHSVSKAVFDGYGMKMYYGEDLVSMIAHMKIYQKNNATTEFLNLPILPDMEKSIELYMTRNISVMKKNYMMEWGFD; translated from the coding sequence ATGTATGGATTATACAGCTATCCTTTTCACATTGAAATGGAAGGGATAACTATTGATGTCACAGAAAAAAATGGAATTTACAATTATATCCGGGAATGTTGCGGAAAAAAATTTAAAACCCTTATCGCCGCAGACAAGGGAAAAATACATATAAATCCTGTAGAACCTGTAAATCTTCCACAAAATATCACAAGATTTCTGGAAATTGATATTGACAGAATATTGATTGCTCCAAATACTGAAGAAAAGTTATATCTGACTTTTCCAATCGAAATAGGCGTATTTTTAGAATCCGGTAATGATATAGAGATAGTTGATTTATTTACCAGAACTGATCCTAAATATTCTTTGTATGGAACGCCTACAGACGGTAATATAGTCAGATATAGCAAAAGCAGTATTTACAAGGAACTCCCTGAAATTGATATTTTAAAGGAAGGTGTCCTTGAATTTAATATAATTAACAATGACAGCAGTATTCATTCTGTTTCAAAAGCTGTGTTTGACGGATATGGTATGAAAATGTATTATGGAGAAGATCTTGTTTCAATGATTGCCCACATGAAGATATATCAGAAGAATAACGCCACAACAGAATTTTTAAATCTTCCAATACTTCCTGATATGGAAAAATCAATAGAGCTTTACATGACCAGAAATATTTCTGTGATGAAAAAAAATTATATGATGGAATGGGGATTTGATTGA
- a CDS encoding transcriptional regulator, which yields MKEKFLEIVNESGNLNSKLFSLSRIKILWALSELGEDGATARQIKNGLNIGSDGSTYSNLNALVEMGYLRMEKVRFESKENLELYVITPAGLEEWNKIKNWFDMLVCEGQ from the coding sequence ATGAAAGAAAAATTTTTGGAAATTGTTAATGAGTCAGGGAATTTGAATTCCAAATTGTTCTCACTTAGCCGGATAAAAATTCTCTGGGCGTTATCAGAACTCGGCGAAGACGGAGCAACAGCAAGGCAGATAAAAAACGGCCTTAATATCGGAAGTGACGGCTCAACATATTCAAATTTAAATGCACTTGTGGAAATGGGTTACCTGCGGATGGAAAAGGTCAGATTTGAATCAAAGGAGAATCTCGAATTATATGTAATTACTCCCGCAGGACTTGAAGAGTGGAACAAAATAAAAAACTGGTTCGATATGCTTGTGTGTGAGGGTCAATAA
- a CDS encoding APC family permease gives MKPDKIPALARTLTLPEVTITGIGVILGAGIYALIGEAASMAGNALWFSFMLSSLIALFTGLSYMELSSMFPLAGAEYEYTKHSIGPTTGFVIGMLVVFSGILGSSTVALGFGGYLNGLINFPIILSAIFLIASSSLLIFIGIKQSAKVAIICTIIEAGGIVGIILLGLPYIGDVDYLAMPLGFAGIFQASALLFFAFQGFEEIVKLSEETIEPEKNIPKSLIFAVLITIVLYVAVSISIVSIGGWQEIAGSSNPFAKVAGIAFPGGYTLFSAIALFATANTVLLMLLSGSRIIYGMAKKGNLPKKFAEVHEIHKTPTFAIITAGIASIIFLGFGNISDVAYLANFTLFVTFAVINSSVIILRFKYPDYKRPFKIKWSLFKIPVIPAIGLMTCIFFLIQLEFDIILKGGALLTILIITGLTTGKKRTQKT, from the coding sequence ATGAAACCTGACAAAATTCCGGCCCTTGCAAGAACACTAACTCTGCCGGAAGTAACAATTACAGGAATTGGCGTAATACTTGGAGCCGGGATTTATGCACTTATAGGCGAAGCCGCATCTATGGCCGGAAACGCACTATGGTTCTCATTTATGCTTTCTTCATTGATTGCATTATTCACTGGTCTTTCCTACATGGAGCTTTCATCAATGTTTCCACTCGCAGGAGCAGAATATGAATATACAAAACACTCCATAGGCCCGACAACCGGATTTGTTATTGGTATGCTTGTTGTATTTTCAGGCATTTTAGGATCATCTACTGTGGCACTTGGATTTGGAGGATACCTAAACGGCCTTATAAATTTCCCAATAATTCTTTCTGCCATTTTTTTAATAGCTTCATCATCATTATTAATTTTTATCGGCATTAAACAGTCAGCAAAAGTTGCAATAATATGCACAATAATAGAAGCAGGAGGAATTGTAGGAATTATCCTGCTTGGCCTTCCATACATAGGAGATGTTGATTACCTTGCAATGCCTCTTGGCTTTGCCGGAATTTTTCAGGCGTCAGCACTTTTGTTTTTCGCATTTCAGGGCTTTGAAGAGATTGTAAAACTCTCTGAAGAGACTATAGAACCTGAAAAAAACATTCCCAAAAGTCTGATTTTTGCAGTGCTTATTACAATTGTTCTATACGTTGCAGTCTCAATATCAATCGTCAGTATAGGCGGCTGGCAGGAAATTGCAGGATCATCTAATCCATTTGCAAAGGTTGCAGGAATAGCATTTCCAGGCGGATATACACTATTTTCTGCAATCGCTCTTTTTGCAACCGCAAATACAGTTCTTCTGATGCTTCTTTCAGGTTCAAGGATAATCTACGGCATGGCAAAAAAAGGAAATCTTCCAAAAAAATTTGCTGAAGTCCATGAAATACATAAAACTCCGACATTTGCAATAATTACGGCAGGAATTGCCTCAATAATATTTCTTGGATTTGGAAACATCAGTGACGTTGCATATCTTGCAAATTTCACACTTTTTGTGACATTCGCAGTCATCAATTCTTCAGTAATTATTCTCAGATTCAAATATCCGGACTATAAAAGGCCTTTTAAAATCAAATGGAGTTTATTTAAAATACCTGTTATTCCAGCCATAGGTCTTATGACATGTATTTTCTTTTTGATTCAGCTTGAATTTGATATAATCTTAAAAGGTGGTGCACTTTTGACAATTCTGATAATTACAGGATTGACAACAGGGAAAAAAAGAACGCAGAAAACATAA
- a CDS encoding IS1096 element passenger TnpR family protein — MSGTLELYTFKVTCKYKTKIWRRIEIPGEQTLGDFDIIIREAFEYDKWDHLSEFFPGRAWACRGFGEIEPGGKSRGTKKKIEEIQLVKGDIIEYIYDFGDDLGHKIKLEKISVVEKSEDWPRVIGRNKPKYQFCEECMKEDRKTVATWICLECSDKEQRDVLLCEDCLMKKHEEHYAEKILY; from the coding sequence ATGAGTGGCACACTGGAACTCTACACCTTTAAGGTGACTTGTAAGTATAAAACAAAAATATGGAGACGTATTGAGATTCCCGGAGAACAAACTCTTGGCGATTTTGATATTATTATCCGTGAAGCATTTGAGTATGATAAATGGGACCATTTAAGCGAATTTTTCCCCGGGAGAGCATGGGCATGCCGAGGATTTGGCGAGATCGAACCCGGAGGAAAGAGCCGTGGGACAAAAAAGAAGATTGAAGAAATACAGCTTGTTAAAGGCGACATTATTGAATATATATATGATTTCGGAGATGACCTGGGCCATAAGATTAAACTTGAAAAAATTTCCGTTGTTGAAAAAAGTGAAGACTGGCCACGGGTAATTGGAAGAAACAAACCAAAATATCAATTCTGTGAAGAGTGCATGAAGGAAGACAGGAAGACTGTTGCAACATGGATATGTCTTGAATGTTCAGATAAGGAGCAGAGGGATGTGCTGTTGTGTGAAGACTGTCTCATGAAAAAACATGAGGAACATTATGCAGAAAAGATCCTTTATTAG
- a CDS encoding NusA-like transcription termination signal-binding factor, translating to MLSTMGFKERRYIEELRIVTKSTALDCIIDDSFDRIIYVIKKGDMGFAIGKEGVNIKKMQKVLGRRVEMVEENGELFAFIENIFKPAHIVDVAEDEESKKLNIFVKSRSDLGIAIGKSGCNIEKARILVQKHFGREIGEIIYSEGSVN from the coding sequence ATGCTTTCAACAATGGGATTTAAAGAGAGAAGATATATAGAAGAGCTTAGAATTGTAACAAAATCCACCGCTCTGGACTGTATTATAGATGATTCTTTTGATCGGATAATCTATGTGATAAAAAAGGGTGATATGGGGTTTGCAATTGGAAAAGAAGGAGTAAATATCAAAAAAATGCAAAAAGTTCTTGGCAGAAGAGTTGAGATGGTTGAGGAGAATGGTGAACTTTTTGCTTTCATCGAAAATATCTTCAAACCTGCGCATATAGTGGATGTGGCTGAGGATGAAGAATCCAAAAAGCTCAATATCTTTGTTAAAAGTAGATCAGATCTTGGAATTGCGATAGGAAAGAGCGGATGCAATATTGAAAAAGCCAGAATTCTTGTTCAAAAACACTTTGGCAGGGAGATAGGAGAGATTATATATTCTGAGGGAAGTGTAAATTAA
- a CDS encoding type II toxin-antitoxin system HicA family toxin, with protein MKVRDVIKLLEKEGWQLVAVRGSHRQYKNPDAAGRITVPGSMNDSLAPGTLNSILKQAGIKERR; from the coding sequence ATGAAAGTCAGGGACGTCATAAAGTTATTAGAGAAAGAAGGCTGGCAGCTTGTTGCTGTCAGAGGAAGCCACCGGCAGTATAAAAATCCTGATGCTGCCGGGAGAATAACGGTTCCGGGCAGTATGAATGATTCGCTTGCGCCGGGAACATTGAACAGTATATTAAAGCAGGCAGGAATTAAGGAGAGGAGATGA
- a CDS encoding type II toxin-antitoxin system PemK/MazF family toxin, producing MIFQDPGEVWFIELENSRGHEQSGTRPAVVLAKSFGMHTVVPFTTSENAANFPHTHMVEPDSKNGLSSLSFAMCFQVSSLDEDRFIRKAGKLSKSDLECIKELLKDLLDL from the coding sequence ATGATATTTCAGGACCCGGGCGAAGTCTGGTTCATTGAACTTGAAAACAGTCGCGGGCATGAACAGTCAGGGACCCGCCCGGCAGTCGTTCTTGCAAAATCTTTTGGGATGCACACGGTCGTTCCTTTTACTACATCAGAAAATGCCGCTAATTTCCCACATACACATATGGTTGAACCGGACTCAAAGAATGGTCTTTCGAGTTTAAGTTTTGCAATGTGCTTTCAGGTTTCATCACTTGATGAAGACAGATTCATCAGAAAAGCAGGGAAATTGTCCAAAAGTGATCTGGAATGCATAAAAGAACTTTTGAAAGATCTTCTGGATTTATAA
- a CDS encoding ABC transporter permease, whose translation MTGTGIIPKIPLGDGVEALVDGIDTYFGWLLDAISGFIDIFIKSLQAVLLFIPPLLMILIIAALGWYVSRKNNISGILIAAGLFLILNLNLWNESMQTLALVITASIIALIIGIPVGIWASSSDIANSITRPFLDLMQTMPSFVYLIPAVIFFGLGNVPGVIATIIFAMPPAIRLTNLGIRQVPLELNEVADSFGATSRQKLFKVQLPVALPTIMTGVNQCILLALSMTVIASMIGAAGLGLNVLYGIQRVDIGGGFEAGLAIVIIAIILDRITQNLIKS comes from the coding sequence ATGACAGGTACAGGAATTATTCCTAAAATTCCGCTGGGAGACGGAGTAGAGGCATTAGTTGACGGAATAGACACATATTTCGGATGGCTCCTTGACGCAATAAGCGGATTTATAGACATTTTCATAAAAAGTCTTCAGGCAGTTCTTTTATTCATACCTCCCCTTCTTATGATTCTTATAATTGCGGCATTAGGATGGTATGTTTCCAGGAAAAATAACATCTCAGGAATTCTGATTGCCGCAGGACTTTTTTTAATTTTGAATCTGAATCTCTGGAATGAATCAATGCAGACTCTGGCATTAGTAATTACAGCTTCAATTATAGCTTTAATAATTGGAATTCCCGTAGGAATATGGGCTTCTTCAAGTGATATTGCAAACAGCATAACAAGACCATTTTTAGATTTAATGCAGACAATGCCTTCTTTTGTCTACCTTATTCCTGCGGTTATATTCTTCGGACTTGGAAATGTTCCGGGTGTTATTGCAACCATTATATTTGCAATGCCTCCGGCTATACGCTTAACTAACCTTGGAATCAGACAGGTACCTCTGGAACTAAATGAGGTTGCAGATTCGTTTGGTGCAACATCAAGGCAGAAGCTTTTCAAAGTCCAGCTTCCTGTAGCACTTCCTACAATAATGACAGGAGTAAATCAGTGTATTCTTCTGGCACTTTCAATGACAGTTATTGCCTCAATGATTGGAGCGGCAGGTCTTGGCTTAAATGTTCTTTACGGCATTCAAAGAGTAGATATTGGAGGAGGATTTGAAGCTGGTCTGGCAATTGTAATAATCGCGATTATACTTGACCGAATTACACAAAACCTCATAAAATCTTAG
- the hisE gene encoding phosphoribosyl-ATP diphosphatase, with protein MNTSVFEEVWKTICSRIENPPEKSYVVDILTHRKGIDKSLEKVGEEATEFILAAKNNDYDNQVYEAADLFFHLMLALKAIDVEFSDVIAELERRHK; from the coding sequence ATGAATACATCAGTTTTTGAGGAGGTCTGGAAGACAATCTGTTCCCGTATTGAAAATCCTCCTGAGAAGAGTTATGTGGTTGATATTCTAACACACAGAAAGGGAATTGACAAATCACTTGAAAAGGTGGGTGAAGAGGCAACAGAATTCATACTTGCCGCCAAAAATAATGATTATGATAATCAGGTCTATGAAGCAGCAGATCTGTTTTTCCACCTTATGCTTGCGTTAAAGGCAATTGATGTTGAATTTTCAGATGTCATAGCCGAACTTGAAAGAAGGCACAAGTAA
- a CDS encoding type 1 glutamine amidotransferase family protein: protein MFTIYVYVPDTLADWELGYVTSELNSGRFFKKDAERVALKTVSYSKEPVITMGGMKIVPDCLTDDIVVSEKSILLLPGANTWNDKKHGAIIEKAGELLSSGATVCAICGATTALANFGLLNNRPHTSNGPGFLEMFSPGYKGQNFYVDKPSVADNNLITAGSTGALLWAKQIIEHLGVFKSDTLESWYDYFSTGKPEHFYALMQTLQSDNEN, encoded by the coding sequence ATGTTTACAATCTATGTTTACGTTCCTGATACTTTAGCCGACTGGGAACTGGGATATGTTACTTCGGAGCTGAACTCGGGGCGTTTTTTCAAAAAAGACGCAGAGCGTGTTGCGCTTAAAACGGTCAGTTATTCCAAAGAACCGGTCATTACAATGGGCGGGATGAAAATTGTGCCCGATTGCTTAACTGATGATATTGTTGTGAGTGAAAAAAGCATTTTGCTGTTGCCGGGCGCAAATACATGGAACGATAAAAAGCATGGCGCAATTATAGAAAAAGCAGGCGAACTTCTCTCATCAGGCGCTACGGTGTGTGCAATCTGCGGGGCCACCACTGCACTTGCCAATTTTGGGCTGCTTAATAATCGTCCGCATACCAGCAACGGACCGGGATTTCTTGAAATGTTTTCTCCCGGTTATAAAGGTCAAAATTTTTATGTAGACAAACCATCGGTAGCGGATAATAACCTTATTACTGCAGGTTCCACCGGAGCATTGCTTTGGGCGAAACAAATTATTGAGCATTTAGGTGTTTTTAAGTCAGACACACTGGAATCATGGTATGATTATTTTAGTACCGGGAAGCCTGAGCATTTCTATGCCCTCATGCAGACTTTGCAGTCCGACAATGAAAACTAA
- a CDS encoding glycine betaine ABC transporter substrate-binding protein: protein MTEKRQKLFTAGIALLLSFVLIAGCTGTGDAPAGQTPTDATPTQQQSLGDVKIGYVLWDSEIASTNVLKQIYEKAGYDVELVAVDAGPLYQAVADGNLDLTISAWLPATQASYWEKYGDSIDLVGHNLDGAKIGLVVPTYVTIDSIEEMNSVADKFGNTITGIEPGAGIMSNTDDAIEEYGLDYTILSSSSAGMAAELSKAVKDEKWIVVTGWTPHWKFARFDLKYLEDPKGVYGGEEFIGSLARTGLNEDKPGVYAILERFYWDASDMESIMYDVESGIPVEEAASKWIENNPEKVAEIIG, encoded by the coding sequence ATGACTGAAAAAAGACAAAAATTATTTACAGCAGGAATTGCTCTTCTTTTATCTTTTGTCCTGATTGCAGGATGTACAGGAACAGGAGATGCCCCTGCCGGACAGACTCCAACTGATGCAACACCTACTCAACAGCAATCCTTAGGCGATGTTAAAATCGGATATGTATTATGGGATTCTGAAATTGCAAGTACAAACGTTTTAAAACAAATTTATGAAAAAGCAGGATACGATGTTGAACTTGTAGCAGTGGATGCAGGACCTTTGTATCAGGCAGTTGCTGACGGCAACCTTGATCTGACAATATCCGCATGGCTTCCGGCAACACAGGCAAGCTACTGGGAGAAATACGGAGACAGTATTGATCTTGTAGGACACAACCTGGACGGAGCAAAAATCGGTCTTGTTGTTCCAACATATGTCACAATTGATTCAATTGAAGAGATGAACTCAGTTGCTGATAAATTTGGCAATACTATCACAGGAATAGAGCCTGGTGCCGGAATTATGTCAAACACTGACGATGCAATCGAAGAATATGGTCTGGATTATACAATTCTTTCAAGCAGTAGTGCAGGAATGGCAGCAGAGCTTTCTAAAGCAGTGAAGGATGAAAAATGGATTGTTGTTACCGGCTGGACACCACACTGGAAATTTGCAAGATTTGATCTCAAATATCTTGAAGATCCAAAAGGTGTTTACGGCGGAGAGGAGTTCATTGGCTCACTTGCAAGAACCGGTCTTAATGAAGACAAACCAGGAGTTTATGCAATACTTGAGCGCTTCTACTGGGATGCATCTGACATGGAATCAATAATGTACGATGTTGAATCAGGAATACCTGTAGAAGAGGCTGCTTCAAAATGGATTGAAAACAACCCTGAAAAAGTAGCAGAAATTATTGGATAA
- a CDS encoding quaternary amine ABC transporter ATP-binding protein yields the protein MNESTDNNSSEKVMVEIKNLTKIFGSKPEKADKYIKEGLSKKEIFEKTGQNVALKDLNFEVYSGDIFVLMGLSGCGKSTLLRCINRLITPEHGQIIIDGNDISKIEGEELLNLRRYKIAMIFQSFALLPHKSIIDNVAFGLEIQGVSDEEKYKKAKDAIKLVGLDGYEESRPSELSGGMQQRVGLARALASDPDILLMDEAFSALDPLIRGDMQDELLTLQENLQKTIIFVTHDLDEALKLGTRIALMKDGEILQIGNAEEILTNPANKFVEKFVEGVDMVKVLCASDVMKKPEPLISIDSGPNNALHFMEEFGISSVFVVSKGRKYEGLILAEDATKAKKEGNKLADIIKTDIPVVKTTTSIADIIPVMADSPYPIAVLDENDKMKGIIIKGSLLAALARMEVI from the coding sequence GTGAATGAATCAACAGACAACAATTCCTCTGAAAAAGTAATGGTGGAGATAAAAAACCTCACCAAAATATTTGGATCAAAACCTGAAAAGGCAGATAAATACATAAAAGAAGGGCTTTCAAAAAAAGAGATCTTTGAAAAAACCGGTCAGAATGTAGCTTTAAAAGATTTAAATTTTGAAGTTTACTCCGGAGATATTTTTGTTTTAATGGGTCTTTCAGGATGCGGAAAATCAACTCTTCTAAGATGTATAAACCGACTGATAACGCCCGAACATGGACAGATTATAATTGACGGAAATGACATCTCTAAAATCGAAGGAGAGGAACTTTTGAATCTTCGCCGCTATAAAATTGCAATGATTTTTCAAAGCTTTGCACTTCTCCCCCACAAAAGCATCATTGACAATGTTGCATTCGGACTTGAAATTCAGGGTGTTTCTGATGAGGAAAAATATAAAAAAGCAAAAGATGCAATAAAACTTGTCGGCCTTGACGGATATGAAGAAAGCCGGCCATCTGAACTTTCAGGAGGAATGCAGCAAAGAGTCGGGCTTGCAAGAGCGCTTGCATCAGATCCTGACATCTTATTAATGGATGAAGCATTCAGTGCATTAGACCCACTGATACGAGGCGATATGCAGGATGAACTCCTTACGCTTCAGGAAAATCTTCAAAAAACCATTATTTTTGTAACCCACGACCTTGACGAGGCGCTAAAACTTGGAACAAGAATAGCACTCATGAAAGACGGAGAAATTCTTCAGATTGGAAACGCCGAAGAAATTTTGACAAACCCTGCCAACAAATTCGTTGAGAAATTTGTAGAAGGCGTCGATATGGTAAAAGTTCTTTGTGCATCTGATGTCATGAAAAAACCAGAACCACTAATATCCATAGACTCCGGCCCGAACAACGCCCTTCACTTCATGGAAGAATTTGGAATATCCAGTGTATTTGTAGTATCAAAAGGCAGAAAGTATGAAGGACTAATTCTTGCAGAAGATGCGACAAAAGCAAAAAAAGAGGGGAATAAACTTGCAGACATTATCAAAACAGACATTCCGGTTGTAAAAACAACAACCTCCATTGCAGACATAATACCAGTAATGGCAGATTCTCCATACCCTATTGCTGTTCTTGACGAAAACGACAAAATGAAGGGAATCATAATAAAAGGATCTCTTCTGGCAGCACTTGCACGAATGGAGGTGATCTGA
- a CDS encoding SDH family Clp fold serine proteinase: MYFNSISNMSYSERNILFQQIESERGRPLIAYITSSRQNAQGNIASDVIPEFCRQILEIPEKEKKIDILIISRGGDPIVSWRIISLLRERFEEVGVLIPYEAFSAATLIALGADEIIMHPFSNLGPVDPQLHITKNNEGKQENINFAAEDLSHYLDFVSNDLGVSDQEQKERAFELVAKEVGAIPIGFAKRSSNLALSLGEKLLKLHMSDHNKVKAISESLNKSFYHHGYPVGRKEAKNIGLNIISATPTLEKLMWSIWEDIEAEMECREPFNPIQVIMEDSTLSKAIGEVQQVQIPANTPPQLIPQILQNVKISTLPSINYEFLYACVESPRLRSEFRSVNMINAIRMPDLNININVTQIKQGWITTGDKEEV, encoded by the coding sequence ATGTATTTTAACTCAATTTCAAATATGAGTTATTCAGAGAGAAATATTTTATTCCAACAAATTGAGTCAGAGCGAGGTAGACCACTTATTGCATACATTACCAGCTCGCGACAGAATGCTCAAGGAAATATTGCCTCTGATGTAATACCTGAATTTTGTAGACAGATTCTTGAAATTCCCGAGAAAGAGAAAAAAATAGACATCCTAATAATTAGCCGCGGTGGTGATCCTATTGTCTCGTGGCGAATAATTAGTTTATTGCGGGAAAGATTTGAGGAAGTAGGTGTTTTAATACCATATGAGGCCTTCAGTGCAGCAACGCTCATAGCTCTTGGTGCAGACGAAATTATCATGCACCCCTTCTCTAACCTTGGACCAGTTGATCCTCAGTTGCATATTACTAAAAATAATGAAGGAAAACAGGAAAATATCAATTTTGCTGCAGAAGATTTGTCTCACTATCTAGATTTTGTTAGTAATGATTTAGGAGTATCAGATCAGGAACAAAAAGAACGGGCCTTTGAACTGGTCGCAAAAGAGGTTGGTGCCATACCAATAGGTTTTGCAAAAAGAAGTTCTAATCTTGCTCTTTCACTAGGTGAAAAACTTCTTAAACTGCATATGAGTGATCATAATAAGGTTAAAGCAATATCTGAATCACTCAACAAATCTTTTTATCATCATGGTTATCCTGTTGGAAGAAAAGAAGCAAAAAATATTGGATTAAATATAATTTCTGCAACTCCCACTCTTGAAAAATTAATGTGGAGTATATGGGAAGATATAGAAGCTGAGATGGAATGTAGGGAACCATTCAATCCAATTCAAGTTATTATGGAAGATTCAACTCTTTCTAAGGCAATAGGTGAGGTTCAACAAGTGCAAATACCTGCAAATACTCCTCCACAACTTATTCCTCAGATATTACAGAATGTTAAAATTTCAACACTTCCATCTATTAACTATGAATTCCTTTATGCTTGTGTTGAAAGTCCGCGTTTAAGAAGTGAATTTCGATCAGTTAATATGATCAATGCAATACGTATGCCAGACCTAAATATTAATATCAATGTAACGCAAATTAAACAAGGCTGGATAACTACCGGTGATAAGGAGGAGGTATAA
- a CDS encoding mechanosensitive ion channel family protein — translation MSINVTAIFYHPLTESGLTTADLIIFFLILLSSLIIAKVISVNLKRRISDRMPESDKESLSKVISLIIIVVGILLALPYLKIDLSAIFVTGGLMAIVVGIAGQNFFSNAISGIILFFERPIKIGDNIGVGDITGTVEDIQILSTVIKTYDGIFTRIPNEKMFTAEIQNYVAHIVRRFEYTVGIRYEDNAELAANIIWEVINKHPFALKNPVPSIYVDELADNGVNLKIRIWSPSSVWWDVRTELLWKIKIALEENGIEIPFPQRTLWFAEELKYKQSDEWSVGNQQGNQN, via the coding sequence TTGAGCATTAATGTTACAGCTATATTTTATCATCCTTTAACAGAAAGTGGTCTTACTACAGCAGATTTGATAATTTTCTTTTTAATACTGTTATCCTCATTAATAATTGCAAAAGTAATTTCTGTTAATTTAAAACGTCGCATATCTGACCGGATGCCTGAAAGTGACAAGGAAAGTCTGTCAAAAGTAATTTCGCTTATAATAATTGTAGTTGGTATTTTACTTGCTCTTCCTTATTTAAAGATTGATTTGTCTGCTATCTTTGTAACCGGTGGTTTAATGGCAATAGTTGTTGGTATTGCCGGACAGAATTTTTTTTCTAATGCAATATCCGGTATAATTCTTTTCTTTGAAAGGCCGATAAAAATTGGAGATAATATTGGTGTTGGAGATATAACAGGGACAGTTGAGGATATTCAGATATTATCTACTGTCATAAAGACATATGACGGAATATTCACCAGGATTCCCAATGAAAAAATGTTTACAGCAGAAATTCAGAATTATGTAGCCCATATTGTCAGAAGATTTGAATATACTGTGGGAATTCGTTATGAAGATAATGCAGAACTGGCCGCAAATATTATCTGGGAAGTAATAAACAAGCATCCATTTGCATTGAAAAATCCCGTTCCGTCCATATATGTGGATGAACTGGCTGATAACGGAGTGAATCTAAAGATAAGAATATGGTCTCCGTCATCAGTGTGGTGGGATGTAAGAACTGAGTTATTATGGAAAATTAAGATAGCACTTGAAGAAAACGGTATAGAAATTCCATTCCCCCAGAGAACACTTTGGTTTGCTGAAGAACTGAAATACAAACAGTCGGATGAATGGTCAGTTGGAAATCAACAGGGAAATCAAAATTGA